One genomic segment of Pseudodesulfovibrio sp. JC047 includes these proteins:
- a CDS encoding response regulator → MKTILVVDDAPMIRELLKSVLEAEGYAVIEAADGEEAIHICQDTRIDLSIIDIFLPKKGGLQVMGELIKADNSHKFIAISGGEAFNPEAIVELAKVYDVVETFTKPIDTRKLLHAVNTTLAD, encoded by the coding sequence ATGAAAACCATACTTGTTGTCGATGACGCGCCCATGATTCGAGAACTTCTCAAATCCGTGCTTGAAGCGGAAGGCTATGCCGTTATTGAAGCGGCTGACGGGGAAGAAGCCATTCACATCTGTCAGGACACCAGAATAGATCTCTCCATTATCGATATATTCCTGCCCAAGAAGGGCGGACTGCAAGTCATGGGAGAATTGATAAAGGCTGACAACTCTCACAAATTTATCGCCATCTCCGGAGGCGAGGCCTTCAACCCGGAAGCCATCGTCGAGCTGGCCAAGGTCTATGATGTTGTCGAGACGTTCACCAAACCCATCGACACCCGCAAGCTCCTGCACGCGGTGAATACGACCCTCGCGGACTGA
- a CDS encoding CBS domain-containing protein, which translates to MLVRDWMTVNVISLGVNSSVLDAAEFLREKNIRQFPVIDSQGRLVGIVSDRDIRDAMPSKFIPGDSATERGGGLYTLTASDIMTSEPISVHSDTAMTEVAEVLVKNKVGGLPVVDAGRLKGIITQADVLRFLCTASGSLRGGAQFAIRMDGRPELLADLLCEIRNVGIIFTSVFTAHDPVHSGYTNAYVTVADMGDMSVEEVVNILQEKYELLFYVVEGVTVDME; encoded by the coding sequence ATGCTGGTCAGAGATTGGATGACAGTCAATGTCATTTCCCTGGGGGTCAACTCGTCCGTTCTGGACGCTGCGGAATTCCTGCGTGAGAAGAATATTCGGCAATTTCCCGTGATTGACAGTCAGGGACGGTTGGTCGGTATTGTTTCTGATCGGGATATTCGTGACGCCATGCCATCGAAATTCATTCCCGGGGATAGTGCTACGGAACGGGGCGGGGGATTGTATACCCTGACGGCCAGCGACATCATGACTTCAGAGCCAATCAGTGTGCATTCGGATACTGCCATGACCGAGGTGGCCGAGGTGCTGGTCAAGAACAAGGTCGGCGGATTGCCGGTGGTCGATGCGGGGCGTCTCAAGGGCATTATTACCCAGGCTGATGTCCTCCGGTTTCTTTGCACCGCATCCGGTTCCCTCCGGGGCGGGGCGCAATTCGCGATCCGCATGGATGGCCGTCCCGAGCTGCTGGCTGATTTGTTGTGTGAAATACGCAATGTGGGGATTATTTTTACCAGCGTGTTCACGGCGCATGATCCGGTTCATTCCGGCTACACCAACGCCTATGTCACTGTTGCCGACATGGGGGACATGTCCGTGGAAGAAGTGGTGAATATCCTTCAGGAAAAATATGAATTGCTTTTTTATGTCGTAGAAGGGGTGACCGTTGATATGGAATAG
- the tolR gene encoding protein TolR produces MALKTGGGFLNEINVTPFVDVMLVLLIIFMVTAPLMTQGVEVDLPVTKTVKNLPQDAEHLILSIQKDGTLFLDEYQVAPEELRDHLKRLVATQKKQLFLRADTAVPYGTVVSIMGDIKGAGIDKLGIVAEKTPPPEKATK; encoded by the coding sequence ATGGCACTCAAGACAGGCGGTGGATTTCTCAACGAAATCAATGTCACTCCCTTTGTGGATGTGATGCTGGTCCTGCTGATTATCTTCATGGTCACAGCCCCACTCATGACACAGGGCGTCGAGGTGGACCTGCCCGTGACAAAAACCGTCAAGAACCTTCCGCAGGACGCAGAACACCTTATCCTGTCCATCCAAAAAGACGGTACCCTGTTTCTCGATGAATATCAGGTTGCGCCCGAGGAATTGCGGGACCATTTGAAACGCTTGGTCGCCACCCAGAAAAAACAACTTTTCCTCCGGGCCGACACAGCCGTCCCCTATGGGACTGTGGTCTCGATCATGGGAGACATAAAAGGGGCTGGCATCGACAAACTGGGCATTGTCGCCGAAAAGACACCACCTCCTGAAAAAGCGACAAAGTAG
- a CDS encoding PHP domain-containing protein, with protein MSIDLHTHSTASDGTLSPRELIKLAKETGLDAIAITDHDTLQGIPEAMEAGREFGIEVIPGAELSLESPEGTGWIHVVALWIPEEAPTLQKAFDWIQEGRRNRNHEIVEKLRSLGINITYESVAARAMGTLGRPHFAQELLSLGVVSSMEEAFKVWLGDNGRAYVPKRKLTPGQAFPILNELGATSILAHPFALGRNYADTEKIVKDLMTYGMDGMEVYYTEHTDADIKEYKAMAERLGLLISGGSDFHGSVKPKIRLGKGKGGLHVPTELLDRMKADRRAKGLPVV; from the coding sequence ATGAGCATCGATCTTCACACCCATTCCACCGCGTCTGACGGCACCCTGTCCCCAAGAGAACTCATCAAGCTGGCCAAGGAAACCGGCCTGGACGCCATTGCCATCACGGACCACGACACGCTTCAGGGCATCCCCGAGGCCATGGAAGCGGGCAGGGAATTCGGTATCGAAGTCATTCCGGGAGCCGAGCTGAGTCTCGAATCCCCGGAAGGGACAGGATGGATTCATGTGGTCGCCCTCTGGATTCCCGAAGAAGCTCCCACCCTTCAAAAGGCCTTTGATTGGATACAGGAAGGTCGCAGAAACCGGAATCACGAAATCGTCGAGAAACTCCGTTCACTGGGCATCAACATCACATATGAATCCGTGGCCGCCCGGGCCATGGGAACGCTTGGCCGCCCGCATTTCGCTCAGGAGCTACTCTCTTTGGGTGTCGTCTCATCCATGGAGGAAGCCTTCAAGGTCTGGCTCGGCGACAACGGCCGTGCCTATGTCCCAAAACGTAAACTCACCCCGGGACAGGCGTTTCCCATTCTCAACGAATTAGGTGCCACATCCATCCTCGCCCACCCTTTTGCTCTGGGCCGGAACTATGCCGACACCGAAAAGATTGTCAAAGACCTCATGACCTATGGCATGGACGGCATGGAAGTCTATTACACCGAACACACCGATGCGGACATCAAGGAATACAAGGCCATGGCCGAACGACTCGGCCTGCTCATCAGTGGCGGATCGGACTTTCACGGCTCGGTCAAACCCAAAATCCGTCTCGGCAAGGGCAAAGGTGGCCTACACGTCCCCACCGAATTGCTTGATCGCATGAAGGCGGACCGCCGGGCCAAGGGATTGCCGGTTGTCTAA
- a CDS encoding DUF429 domain-containing protein yields MKHVGIDGCKKGWFAVWTTNTHWFFELYPTFEAVWQAHSNAALLLVDMPVGLPETGTRQADTLTRHQLGPRKSSLFNTPVRSAVYARSKQAAKVQNRQLSGKSLSEQSLSIIPKIRELDQVMQSFPDARSKCFEAHPERCFASLGGEPQPFSKKDIVGIMDRVALLETHIPGLREFIAAVRTTHPMSHVAGDDILDACVLAVTAQRGKAGLRPIPDPPEIDATGLPMAIWFNDRHDIP; encoded by the coding sequence ATGAAACATGTCGGCATTGACGGATGCAAAAAAGGATGGTTCGCGGTCTGGACCACCAATACGCACTGGTTTTTCGAACTGTACCCAACCTTTGAAGCGGTGTGGCAGGCCCATTCCAATGCCGCACTGCTGCTGGTGGACATGCCCGTGGGGCTTCCGGAAACCGGCACCCGTCAGGCCGACACTCTGACCAGACACCAGCTTGGTCCTCGAAAAAGCAGTCTCTTTAATACTCCGGTTCGATCCGCCGTGTACGCCCGGTCGAAACAGGCAGCGAAAGTACAAAATCGACAGCTTTCCGGCAAGTCACTCTCTGAACAATCCTTGAGTATTATACCAAAGATACGAGAACTCGATCAGGTGATGCAATCCTTTCCTGACGCCCGGTCAAAATGTTTCGAAGCCCACCCGGAACGATGCTTTGCCTCCTTGGGAGGCGAGCCTCAACCCTTTTCCAAAAAAGACATTGTGGGCATCATGGACCGGGTGGCTCTGCTTGAAACACACATTCCCGGTCTCCGGGAATTCATTGCCGCCGTCCGCACCACTCATCCCATGAGTCACGTTGCCGGGGACGACATTCTGGACGCCTGTGTGTTGGCGGTCACCGCGCAGAGGGGAAAAGCCGGGCTGCGACCAATCCCCGATCCCCCCGAAATTGACGCAACCGGACTCCCAATGGCAATCTGGTTCAACGATCGCCATGACATTCCATGA
- the mutM gene encoding bifunctional DNA-formamidopyrimidine glycosylase/DNA-(apurinic or apyrimidinic site) lyase, giving the protein MPELPEVEVIARGLNHTLKGRTIVSVDVPGLTRLSDSAEILVPGVTGRTIHRAYRRAKVLLIELDNATTLVFHLKMTGRVVHSAPRTITSHDRIVFILDDGSWLIFSDMRKFGYVKLMDEHRLANWDFLQRVGPEPLETSPEDLAKRISGRKTAIKGLLLNQSVVAGIGNIYADESLFRAQLHPTTPANTLTRAEAVTLFTELRAVLAQAIRENGSSISDYVTAHGDAGAFQNSFNVYGKKGQPCPLCSARLQTLTVAGRTSTFCSHCQPKR; this is encoded by the coding sequence ATGCCAGAACTGCCCGAAGTCGAAGTCATTGCCCGTGGGTTGAACCACACGCTCAAGGGGCGCACCATTGTCTCCGTTGACGTGCCGGGCTTGACCCGCCTGAGCGACTCGGCGGAAATCCTCGTGCCCGGAGTCACGGGCCGAACCATTCACCGGGCCTATCGACGGGCCAAGGTGCTCCTGATCGAACTGGACAACGCGACCACGCTGGTCTTTCATCTCAAGATGACTGGCCGGGTGGTCCACAGTGCTCCCCGGACCATCACCTCACATGATCGAATCGTCTTCATCCTTGATGACGGGTCATGGCTCATCTTTTCCGACATGCGCAAATTCGGTTATGTCAAACTGATGGATGAACACCGGCTGGCGAATTGGGATTTTCTCCAAAGAGTCGGTCCCGAGCCACTTGAGACCTCGCCCGAAGATCTTGCCAAACGAATCAGCGGCCGAAAGACCGCAATCAAGGGGCTGTTGCTCAACCAATCCGTTGTGGCCGGTATCGGCAACATCTATGCGGACGAGTCCCTGTTTCGGGCACAACTGCACCCGACGACTCCGGCCAACACCCTGACCCGGGCCGAGGCAGTGACCCTTTTTACTGAACTGCGGGCGGTCCTTGCTCAGGCCATCCGCGAAAACGGCAGCTCCATCTCGGATTACGTCACGGCCCACGGTGACGCCGGAGCCTTTCAAAACAGCTTCAACGTGTATGGCAAAAAGGGCCAGCCGTGTCCGTTGTGCTCCGCCCGGTTGCAAACGCTCACGGTGGCGGGACGGACCTCCACCTTCTGCTCGCACTGCCAACCAAAACGGTGA
- a CDS encoding Hsp20/alpha crystallin family protein, protein MNEVMKKEEKSVPQYRPATDILEREDGFYIYMDMPGVERDNMTIDLQEGELTVTGMTNLAPHADEQYAEMQFGECEYIRSVSITDIVDRDRIKANLDNGVLELHLPKVEKVLPKRISISQG, encoded by the coding sequence ATGAATGAAGTCATGAAGAAAGAAGAAAAAAGTGTGCCTCAGTACCGTCCCGCGACGGATATCCTTGAGCGCGAAGATGGATTTTATATCTATATGGATATGCCCGGCGTCGAACGGGACAACATGACGATCGATTTGCAGGAAGGCGAATTGACGGTCACGGGCATGACGAATTTGGCACCCCATGCGGACGAGCAGTACGCGGAAATGCAGTTTGGTGAGTGCGAATACATCCGGTCGGTGTCCATCACGGATATTGTCGATCGGGATCGGATCAAGGCCAACCTGGACAATGGTGTGTTGGAATTACATTTACCCAAGGTTGAGAAGGTTCTTCCCAAGCGGATTTCCATTTCGCAAGGGTAA
- a CDS encoding Trm112 family protein, whose translation MSVNKKLLDILVCPTCKGPVTMLPGEDGLKCAACKCVYPVKDDIPIMLADQAVPEKEWNGSK comes from the coding sequence ATGTCTGTGAACAAGAAGCTGCTGGATATATTGGTTTGCCCGACATGCAAAGGGCCGGTGACAATGTTGCCTGGTGAAGATGGTTTGAAATGTGCTGCCTGCAAGTGTGTGTATCCCGTGAAGGATGACATTCCGATCATGTTGGCGGACCAGGCTGTTCCCGAGAAGGAGTGGAACGGCTCGAAATAG
- a CDS encoding response regulator, which translates to MKLLVLAGKLVESTSLAPLLEGHEYTMVHLSSVSRGVRRLDKMDVDCVLLVPDQGDATWTRAIRRVCNEYETHVIAVTRGPQEKMAFVLGAFDCFPYEQDLSANLFRSLRHLENRLALERQVAKERVMYDWMEEIDHFGRWEMNADGHVSWSKGFRRIMDRGCHSLNDAFSSIRSCVHPEDIEVFDRANEATFEQGWPLDFEYRVRGKDGLVNYLHVNREVERDDAGGVRRAYGMVRDVSLQKELEELLFRRDAILQVLTSFASRFLRKADWGEDFDSALDDLGKAADVTRLFFFSRSGEAPNADVLSLRHEWVAEGISTLRENPEYVNQSFSPQHDAWRALLLRRKIICGHVKNFRKNERAIFDGTGTKSVMIVPVFAGNIWWGFLGFSEHRMEREWLPVEIDSLTLAANIFGSAIHYKRIGEKLVSANRSAEEASAAALEANLAKSMFLANMSHEIRTPISGILGMAEMVVTTGLTDEQREHVDMIRDAAGSLLNIVNDILDISKIEAGKMELTFVDFNFRSTLETCVRSFGPQADSGNIVFRYSVGDDVPNTLNGDPDRLGQVLWNLLGNALKFTERGLVELTVSVSRRESDRMCLLFKVRDTGTGIAADKLETIFDSFTQADSSLRKKHQGTGLGLTISRQLVNMMGGEIGVESQEGFGSIFHFTAWFGVARQRNQEVARLPLMPKTMCLNILLAEDNSLNLKYLTHFLSMFGHTITTAENGIEALNILETHGQEIDLVLMDVQMPEMSGIEATQAIRASDGKLYDRSIPIIALTAYAMKGDKERMLEAGMTEYVSKPVDMHELSDAIFRSMGERVPQGTAPVNGNTVSPDGGHIPVSLDMQALIDRFEGNMTLLKDILDLFVVESEEKLRNLDEAVTIRDAKKVGASLHSITNMASHVLAMDLVRKSRELEKRCYLGQLDSVIEELAIFKKSFKVLVAIVEAEAVNL; encoded by the coding sequence TTGAAGCTGTTGGTCTTAGCCGGAAAGCTGGTTGAATCGACATCCCTTGCACCGTTGTTGGAAGGGCATGAATATACGATGGTCCATTTGTCCTCGGTTTCTCGCGGAGTCCGTCGTCTGGACAAGATGGATGTGGATTGCGTGCTGCTTGTTCCCGATCAGGGGGACGCGACCTGGACCCGGGCGATTCGTCGGGTGTGCAATGAGTATGAGACCCATGTCATTGCCGTGACCAGAGGCCCACAGGAAAAAATGGCGTTTGTACTGGGGGCATTTGACTGTTTCCCGTATGAGCAGGATCTGTCGGCCAATCTGTTCAGGAGTCTGCGTCATCTGGAAAACAGGTTGGCCCTGGAACGGCAGGTGGCCAAAGAACGGGTCATGTATGACTGGATGGAGGAAATCGATCATTTCGGTCGCTGGGAAATGAACGCCGACGGGCATGTTTCGTGGTCCAAGGGGTTTCGTCGGATCATGGATCGGGGGTGTCATTCACTGAATGACGCGTTCTCCTCCATTCGTTCCTGCGTCCATCCTGAAGACATCGAGGTGTTTGATCGGGCCAATGAGGCTACTTTTGAACAGGGGTGGCCGCTTGATTTCGAGTATCGGGTGCGGGGCAAGGACGGATTGGTCAATTATCTGCATGTGAATAGGGAAGTCGAGCGGGACGATGCCGGTGGGGTTCGCCGGGCATACGGCATGGTCCGGGATGTGTCCTTGCAGAAAGAATTGGAGGAACTTCTCTTTCGTCGGGATGCGATTTTGCAAGTGCTCACGTCGTTTGCCAGTCGTTTTTTGCGCAAGGCAGATTGGGGAGAGGACTTTGACAGTGCGTTGGACGATCTGGGGAAGGCCGCGGATGTCACCCGGTTGTTCTTTTTTAGTCGAAGCGGAGAGGCTCCCAATGCGGATGTCCTGTCCCTGCGTCACGAATGGGTGGCAGAGGGCATTTCCACTCTTCGAGAAAATCCCGAATATGTGAATCAGAGCTTTTCACCTCAACATGACGCATGGCGGGCTTTGCTGCTCCGTCGTAAAATCATTTGTGGTCATGTGAAAAATTTTCGAAAAAATGAACGGGCCATTTTTGATGGGACCGGCACCAAGTCGGTTATGATCGTGCCGGTTTTTGCTGGTAATATCTGGTGGGGATTTTTGGGTTTTTCCGAACATCGGATGGAACGGGAATGGTTACCTGTTGAAATTGATTCTTTGACCCTTGCAGCCAATATTTTTGGCTCTGCCATTCATTACAAGCGTATTGGCGAGAAGCTTGTTTCAGCAAATCGGTCGGCAGAAGAAGCCTCTGCTGCGGCTTTGGAAGCGAATTTGGCCAAGTCCATGTTTCTGGCCAACATGAGTCATGAGATCAGGACGCCGATCAGTGGCATTTTGGGCATGGCCGAAATGGTGGTCACCACCGGACTGACCGACGAACAGCGGGAGCATGTAGACATGATTCGTGATGCGGCGGGGTCATTGTTGAATATTGTGAATGATATCCTTGATATTTCGAAAATCGAAGCGGGTAAAATGGAACTCACCTTCGTGGATTTCAATTTTCGCTCCACCCTTGAAACCTGTGTGCGGTCCTTTGGTCCGCAGGCGGATTCCGGAAACATCGTGTTTCGATATTCCGTGGGTGATGACGTGCCGAACACACTCAACGGCGACCCTGATCGGTTGGGACAGGTTCTGTGGAATTTGCTGGGAAACGCGCTCAAATTCACGGAACGAGGACTGGTGGAACTGACGGTGTCCGTTTCTCGGCGAGAGTCTGACCGGATGTGTCTGCTTTTCAAGGTCAGGGATACCGGGACAGGCATTGCCGCCGATAAACTGGAGACGATTTTTGACAGTTTTACCCAGGCGGACAGTTCCCTGCGCAAGAAACATCAGGGAACCGGGTTGGGACTGACGATCTCCCGCCAGTTGGTGAATATGATGGGCGGAGAAATCGGGGTTGAAAGTCAGGAAGGATTTGGTTCGATTTTTCATTTTACTGCATGGTTCGGTGTTGCCAGACAACGGAATCAGGAGGTGGCGCGCCTCCCGCTGATGCCCAAAACCATGTGTCTGAATATCCTTCTGGCAGAAGATAATTCATTGAACCTGAAGTACTTGACGCATTTTTTGTCCATGTTTGGTCATACCATCACCACGGCCGAAAATGGCATTGAGGCCCTGAATATTTTGGAAACGCATGGACAAGAAATTGATCTTGTCTTGATGGATGTACAGATGCCGGAGATGAGTGGCATTGAGGCGACCCAGGCCATCAGGGCGTCAGACGGCAAGCTGTATGATCGATCCATTCCGATCATTGCCCTGACGGCCTACGCCATGAAGGGTGACAAGGAACGGATGCTCGAGGCCGGTATGACTGAATATGTGAGTAAACCGGTCGATATGCACGAGCTGTCCGACGCCATTTTTCGCAGTATGGGGGAACGGGTACCACAGGGGACAGCCCCGGTGAACGGAAACACGGTTTCGCCAGACGGTGGTCATATTCCCGTTTCTCTGGACATGCAGGCCCTGATTGACCGCTTTGAGGGGAACATGACCCTGCTCAAGGACATTCTCGATTTGTTCGTGGTGGAATCAGAGGAAAAGCTCAGGAATTTGGATGAGGCGGTGACGATCCGTGATGCCAAGAAAGTGGGGGCATCCCTTCATTCAATAACGAATATGGCCAGTCATGTGTTGGCCATGGATCTGGTCAGGAAATCGCGGGAGTTGGAAAAACGATGTTATCTTGGACAGCTTGATTCGGTTATCGAAGAGCTTGCAATATTCAAGAAAAGTTTCAAGGTATTGGTTGCAATTGTCGAGGCGGAAGCGGTGAACCTGTAA
- a CDS encoding MotA/TolQ/ExbB proton channel family protein, whose product MNFLPESDMLTLLTGATLAVKLVMLFLALMSVWSWTIIFHKLFTIGAARKKIIRGYDAFMDAHDLNSGLKQLGDRENSPLTRVSALAVHEFRLLEQAQVSRERKRLLVKDTLRRVLKQGITKEMRILTRNLPFLATCANAAPFIGLFGTVWGIMHSFHSIGLAQSAALATVAPGISEALIATAIGLLVAIPATIFYNFFLGKLSEIETGMIDFAGAFLNRAERELTWASKQDQ is encoded by the coding sequence ATGAATTTTTTACCGGAAAGCGACATGTTGACGCTCCTGACGGGAGCGACGCTCGCCGTCAAACTCGTCATGCTTTTTCTCGCGCTCATGTCCGTATGGAGTTGGACCATCATTTTTCACAAGCTCTTCACCATTGGTGCGGCGCGAAAAAAGATCATCCGGGGTTATGATGCCTTCATGGATGCGCACGATCTGAACAGTGGGCTCAAACAATTGGGAGACAGGGAAAACTCTCCCCTGACCCGGGTGTCGGCCCTGGCGGTCCATGAATTTCGACTTCTGGAACAGGCGCAGGTCAGTCGGGAACGCAAACGACTGCTGGTCAAGGACACGCTCCGCCGGGTCTTGAAACAGGGAATCACCAAAGAAATGCGGATTTTGACACGCAATCTTCCCTTTCTGGCAACCTGTGCAAACGCAGCCCCTTTTATCGGCCTGTTCGGCACGGTCTGGGGCATCATGCATTCGTTCCACTCCATTGGCCTGGCCCAATCAGCGGCATTGGCAACCGTGGCTCCCGGTATTTCAGAGGCCCTTATCGCCACGGCCATCGGTTTGTTGGTCGCCATCCCGGCCACGATTTTCTACAATTTTTTCCTCGGCAAACTCAGTGAAATCGAAACCGGCATGATCGACTTTGCCGGTGCATTCCTGAACCGGGCCGAGCGAGAACTCACCTGGGCATCCAAACAGGACCAATAG
- a CDS encoding Hsp20/alpha crystallin family protein, translating to MVLDFNTLYNFPTRFDRVFEEFLRSPMRDDHRLAYPPLNLSNDENTVYVRAEVPGMSVDDIELTLTDKTLVIKGERKAPQGKYYRQERPSGVFNRVVNMAIPVDRDAVTASMKNGILTITLPKSAAVKPKNISIDVR from the coding sequence ATGGTTCTTGATTTTAATACTCTCTACAATTTTCCGACCCGCTTTGATCGGGTCTTCGAAGAGTTCTTGCGCTCCCCAATGCGCGATGATCACCGGCTGGCCTATCCTCCGCTCAATTTGAGCAACGATGAGAACACGGTGTATGTACGGGCAGAAGTTCCGGGAATGTCGGTCGATGACATCGAATTGACCTTGACTGATAAAACGCTGGTCATCAAGGGAGAACGCAAAGCTCCCCAGGGAAAATACTATCGTCAGGAACGCCCGAGTGGCGTTTTCAACAGAGTTGTCAACATGGCCATTCCCGTGGACAGGGATGCGGTCACTGCGTCCATGAAAAATGGCATTTTGACCATTACCCTGCCCAAATCAGCGGCAGTGAAACCCAAAAATATCAGCATCGATGTACGCTAG
- a CDS encoding response regulator transcription factor → MDIMIVDDHPLFREGLKTIVKRDNRYTVCAEAGNGREGLALARDHSPDIMLVDISMPEKNGIQMVRELKSSLPNTQFIIISMHSEADYIVEAFRAGATGYMIKESAAGQLIKGLDTVAAGELFLDSALSQEVVFKLLQTKPNSPGGRNDPYATLTPREQEVMQMLAEGLTAKEVAERLFISPKTVENHRTNLMKKLGLKSTVELVRYAARLGLIDIGTWAI, encoded by the coding sequence ATGGATATCATGATCGTCGATGACCACCCACTCTTCAGAGAAGGTCTCAAAACCATCGTCAAAAGGGACAATCGGTACACGGTATGTGCCGAAGCCGGAAACGGCAGAGAGGGACTTGCTCTGGCAAGAGATCACTCTCCGGACATTATGCTAGTGGATATTTCCATGCCTGAAAAAAACGGTATCCAGATGGTTCGGGAACTCAAATCCTCACTGCCAAACACCCAGTTCATCATCATTTCCATGCACTCGGAAGCCGATTACATCGTGGAAGCCTTTCGGGCCGGCGCCACGGGATACATGATCAAGGAATCCGCAGCCGGACAACTCATCAAGGGACTGGACACCGTGGCAGCCGGAGAACTCTTTCTGGACAGCGCCCTGTCTCAAGAGGTGGTCTTCAAACTGCTGCAAACAAAACCCAACTCTCCCGGTGGACGCAACGATCCATACGCCACCCTGACCCCCCGCGAACAGGAAGTCATGCAGATGCTGGCCGAAGGATTGACCGCGAAAGAAGTGGCCGAACGCCTTTTCATCAGCCCAAAAACCGTCGAAAACCACCGAACGAATCTCATGAAAAAACTCGGCCTCAAAAGCACGGTGGAACTGGTCCGGTACGCGGCCCGACTCGGGCTGATCGACATCGGCACCTGGGCCATCTGA
- a CDS encoding ChaN family lipoprotein produces MHTCEFTQSPRYLALSLMLSLVLIMGACVKKPLAPLPVDPLAVSFLPQKGEFISPYGDQISFDDIMKTTTGYDYILIGEGHRNAWDHRVQQQILAGLSESGDGLSLGLEMVAVDKQNVLDDFGDGQIALDDLAEELEWPTRWGYPFSLFKGHFELARRNSIPVVGLNVPSAVTRKITKQGLESLSDEEKAFLPETIIPPSSDQQAMLDMIFEQHEARDAENIEQRDRFHLVQSIWDSKMAEEAVSVRRKYDWPVLIIAGAGHVEQAWGIAMRLRRLDPAARILSIMPWRGGPFDAEAGDVFFYSPDSYQSKMGALLTTVDTGGLLVESVQRGSRAAKAGLRPGDRLVEASGIPLEHLFSLHIAGSKVHEANEELIFTVQRDDTLFVTNMGRLGTPKSIKKSQKTSSETSGEHQ; encoded by the coding sequence ATGCACACATGTGAATTCACGCAAAGCCCCCGCTATCTGGCCCTGTCACTCATGTTGAGCCTTGTGCTCATCATGGGAGCGTGTGTCAAAAAACCACTGGCACCGCTGCCAGTGGACCCGCTGGCCGTAAGTTTTCTGCCGCAAAAAGGGGAGTTCATTTCTCCATACGGCGACCAAATCAGCTTTGACGACATCATGAAAACCACCACGGGATATGACTATATCCTCATTGGCGAAGGGCACCGAAACGCCTGGGATCACCGTGTCCAGCAACAAATATTGGCCGGACTTTCAGAATCGGGCGACGGACTCTCATTGGGACTCGAAATGGTGGCCGTGGACAAACAGAATGTGCTTGACGATTTCGGGGACGGACAAATCGCATTGGACGATCTCGCCGAAGAGCTGGAATGGCCCACCCGATGGGGCTACCCGTTTTCCCTGTTCAAAGGACATTTCGAACTGGCTCGACGAAACAGTATTCCCGTGGTCGGTCTGAACGTCCCTTCTGCCGTGACCCGCAAAATTACAAAGCAGGGCCTTGAATCCCTGTCTGACGAGGAAAAAGCGTTCCTGCCCGAAACCATCATCCCGCCGTCCAGCGACCAACAGGCCATGCTGGACATGATTTTCGAACAGCATGAAGCACGGGACGCCGAGAACATCGAGCAACGGGATCGGTTTCATCTGGTCCAATCCATCTGGGATTCCAAGATGGCCGAAGAAGCGGTCTCTGTCCGCCGAAAATACGATTGGCCCGTGCTCATCATTGCCGGAGCCGGTCATGTGGAACAGGCATGGGGCATTGCCATGCGGCTCAGACGGCTTGATCCGGCGGCCCGTATCCTGTCCATCATGCCATGGCGAGGCGGCCCGTTCGATGCCGAAGCCGGAGACGTCTTTTTCTATTCTCCGGACAGCTATCAATCCAAAATGGGCGCGCTGTTGACAACGGTTGATACCGGCGGTCTGCTCGTGGAGTCGGTTCAGCGCGGATCGCGCGCGGCCAAGGCGGGACTCCGCCCCGGTGACCGACTGGTGGAGGCTTCCGGCATTCCATTGGAACACCTGTTCAGCCTGCACATTGCCGGGTCCAAAGTTCATGAAGCGAATGAGGAATTGATCTTCACGGTCCAACGTGACGACACCCTCTTCGTGACCAACATGGGCCGACTCGGCACCCCGAAATCCATAAAAAAATCCCAAAAAACCTCATCTGAGACCTCTGGAGAACACCAATGA